One genomic region from Paroceanicella profunda encodes:
- a CDS encoding BCCT family transporter encodes MTDTDSDPNLIQTDYEIGQDNIVTRIGPFGLDIHNPVFLISGLSIFAFVIGTLIFKDAAADAFPALRDWLTARFDWVFLTAGNIFVIFCIALIFTPYGSIRLGGPDAEPDYSYSGWFAMLFAAGMGIGLMFYGVSEPITHYSTSVAGDAGSAASWAPLAGAPGDQATSAALGMAATIFHWGLHPWAMYAVVALALALFSYNKGLPLTIRSCFYPLLGEKVWGWWGHVIDILAVFATLFGLATSLGFGAEQATAGLQAVFGLPATETVKIVLILCITGVATMSVLAGLDSGVKRISEINMILAALLLIFVLFVGPTGEIISGFFSSLLAYLGYLPELANPFGRADDNFRDGWTAFYWAWWISWSPFVGMFIARVSRGRTVREFIICVLLIPSLVCVLWMTVFGGTAIHQMINDGVTSVSDAALELKLFRMLELLPLSSITSFIGIVLVIVFFVTSSDSGSLVIDTVTSGGKTEGPVPQRVFWCVFEGLVAIALLIGGGLGALQAMAVSTGFPFTFVLLAMCWCIFQGLRTETR; translated from the coding sequence ATGACAGACACAGACTCGGATCCGAATCTGATCCAGACAGACTACGAAATCGGGCAGGACAATATCGTCACCAGGATCGGTCCCTTCGGGCTTGATATTCACAACCCGGTCTTCCTGATCTCGGGTCTTTCGATATTCGCGTTCGTAATTGGCACGCTGATCTTCAAGGATGCCGCCGCCGACGCGTTCCCCGCCCTGCGGGACTGGCTCACCGCGCGCTTCGACTGGGTGTTCCTGACCGCCGGAAACATTTTCGTAATCTTCTGCATCGCGCTGATCTTCACCCCCTACGGCTCCATCCGCCTGGGCGGGCCGGACGCGGAGCCGGACTACAGCTACTCCGGCTGGTTCGCGATGCTCTTCGCCGCGGGCATGGGCATCGGGCTGATGTTCTACGGCGTGTCCGAGCCGATCACCCACTACTCCACCTCCGTGGCCGGGGACGCCGGTTCGGCGGCAAGCTGGGCGCCTCTCGCCGGCGCGCCGGGCGACCAGGCCACCTCTGCCGCGCTCGGCATGGCGGCCACCATCTTCCACTGGGGCCTGCACCCCTGGGCGATGTATGCCGTGGTGGCGCTGGCACTGGCGCTCTTCAGCTACAACAAGGGCCTGCCGCTCACCATCCGCTCGTGCTTCTACCCGCTGCTGGGCGAGAAGGTCTGGGGCTGGTGGGGCCATGTCATCGACATCCTCGCCGTCTTCGCCACGCTGTTCGGCCTCGCCACCTCGCTGGGTTTCGGCGCCGAGCAGGCCACGGCCGGGCTGCAGGCGGTCTTCGGCCTGCCGGCCACGGAAACGGTGAAGATCGTGCTCATCCTGTGCATCACCGGCGTGGCGACCATGTCGGTGCTGGCGGGGCTCGATTCCGGGGTGAAGCGCATCTCGGAGATCAACATGATCCTGGCCGCGCTGCTGCTCATCTTCGTGCTCTTCGTGGGGCCGACGGGCGAGATCATCTCCGGCTTCTTCTCCAGCCTGCTGGCCTATCTGGGCTACCTGCCCGAACTGGCGAACCCCTTCGGCCGCGCGGATGACAACTTCCGCGATGGCTGGACGGCCTTCTACTGGGCGTGGTGGATCTCCTGGTCGCCGTTCGTGGGCATGTTCATCGCCCGTGTCTCGCGCGGGCGGACGGTGCGGGAGTTCATCATCTGCGTGCTGCTCATCCCCAGTCTGGTCTGCGTGCTGTGGATGACGGTGTTCGGCGGCACGGCCATCCACCAGATGATCAATGACGGGGTCACCTCCGTCTCCGACGCGGCGCTGGAGCTGAAGCTGTTCCGGATGCTGGAGCTGCTGCCGCTCTCCTCCATCACCTCCTTCATCGGCATCGTGCTGGTGATCGTGTTCTTCGTCACCTCCTCGGACAGCGGCTCGCTGGTGATCGACACGGTGACATCCGGCGGCAAGACCGAGGGCCCGGTGCCGCAGCGCGTGTTCTGGTGCGTGTTCGAGGGGCTGGTGGCCATCGCGCTGCTGATCGGCGGCGGGCTGGGGGCGCTCCAGGCGATGGCGGTCTCCACCGGCTTCCCCTTCACCTTCGTGCTGCTGGCCATGTGCTGGTGCATCTTCCAGGGCCTGCGCACCGAAACCCGCTGA
- a CDS encoding gamma-glutamyl kinase has product MMICPQARLAFFSMPKTGSSAVLLALRPHAPIQFSAPPQVKHMTLVQYERHVAPLLRDCGQPQMETVCLVREPVDWLRSWYAFRSRDVLRNTGRSTAGISFAQFVEDFIAPVRPPHAVLPPQSEIARRADGRVGIDHIFRYDTFGNFAEWLSDRLGEKLEFERRNVSPVVEDRELPAALRARLEQALAADFSLYADHAR; this is encoded by the coding sequence ATGATGATCTGCCCTCAGGCCCGGCTCGCCTTCTTCTCCATGCCCAAGACCGGCAGTTCCGCCGTGCTGCTGGCGCTGCGCCCGCATGCGCCGATCCAGTTCAGTGCCCCGCCGCAGGTCAAGCACATGACGCTGGTGCAATACGAGCGCCATGTGGCCCCCCTGCTGCGCGACTGCGGCCAACCGCAGATGGAGACGGTCTGCCTGGTGCGCGAGCCGGTGGACTGGCTGAGGAGCTGGTATGCCTTCCGCAGCCGCGACGTGCTGCGCAACACCGGGCGCTCCACCGCCGGGATAAGCTTCGCCCAATTCGTGGAGGATTTCATCGCTCCGGTGCGCCCCCCCCATGCGGTCCTGCCGCCGCAGAGCGAGATCGCGCGGCGGGCGGATGGCCGGGTCGGGATCGATCACATCTTCCGATACGACACTTTCGGCAATTTCGCGGAATGGCTGTCGGACCGGCTGGGCGAGAAACTCGAATTCGAGCGCCGCAATGTCTCCCCCGTGGTCGAGGACCGGGAGCTGCCGGCGGCCCTGCGGGCCCGGCTGGAACAGGCGCTGGCCGCCGATTTCAGCCTCTACGCCGACCACGCACGCTGA
- a CDS encoding LysR family transcriptional regulator has product MDRFLLMQCFARTAEMGSFSAAARDLGLSQPNVSRYVAALESHLHRRLLQRSTRKLHLTPEGERYYAEARRILDAVAEAESSLRSEVAPAGLLRVACPTALAHEFVMPLVPSFLRANPDLELDLQISDRFVNLIDEGAELALRIGELSDSALRARRIGVFKRVCVAETGYIAARGTPHTPEDLGQHDCIVYSLLSTGAVWRFSRIEVPVSGRLRVNSPQAVREAALAGLGVALGPSWLFEDGLRTGRLRRVLRGYEAPPVPIHMLYVANRLLPRRAVAFMDFIADAFSRVEALNATA; this is encoded by the coding sequence ATGGACCGTTTCCTGCTGATGCAGTGCTTTGCGCGGACCGCGGAGATGGGCAGCTTCTCGGCGGCGGCGCGGGATCTCGGGCTGAGCCAGCCGAACGTCAGCCGATACGTGGCGGCGCTCGAAAGCCATCTTCACCGCCGGCTTCTGCAGCGATCGACCCGAAAGCTGCATCTGACCCCCGAGGGCGAACGCTACTACGCCGAGGCCCGCCGCATACTCGATGCGGTCGCCGAAGCGGAATCCTCCCTCCGGAGCGAAGTCGCACCCGCCGGGCTGCTGCGCGTTGCCTGCCCGACCGCGCTGGCGCATGAGTTCGTGATGCCGCTGGTTCCGTCCTTTCTGCGGGCGAACCCGGATCTCGAACTCGACCTTCAGATCTCCGATCGCTTCGTGAATCTGATCGACGAGGGCGCCGAGCTTGCGCTGCGCATCGGCGAGCTGAGCGACAGCGCATTGCGGGCGCGGCGCATCGGAGTGTTCAAGCGCGTGTGTGTGGCCGAGACGGGTTACATTGCGGCGCGCGGCACACCGCACACGCCTGAGGATCTCGGACAGCACGATTGCATCGTCTACTCCCTCCTTTCCACCGGCGCCGTGTGGCGCTTCTCGAGGATTGAGGTGCCTGTCTCGGGCCGTCTCCGCGTGAACTCTCCCCAGGCCGTGCGAGAAGCCGCTCTGGCAGGGCTCGGCGTCGCCCTCGGGCCGTCCTGGCTTTTCGAAGACGGTCTCAGGACCGGCCGGCTCCGGCGCGTGCTTCGGGGGTATGAGGCGCCGCCGGTTCCCATTCACATGCTCTACGTCGCGAACCGGCTGCTTCCCCGCCGGGCCGTAGCCTTCATGGACTTCATCGCCGATGCCTTCAGCAGGGTGGAGGCGCTGAACGCGACGGCGTAG
- the alaS gene encoding alanine--tRNA ligase has protein sequence MASLNDIRSTFLEYFAKAGHEVVASSPLVPRNDPTLMFTNAGMVQFKNVFTGVEKRDYARATTSQKCVRAGGKHNDLDNVGYTARHHTFFEMLGNFSFGDYFKEQAIPLAWDLVTKEFGLPKEKLLVTVYHDDEEAVSIWKKYAGLSDDRIIRIATSDNFWTMGATGPCGPCSEIFYDHGDHIPGGPPGSPDEDGDRFIEIWNLVFMQFEQFEDGTRSALPRPSIDTGMGLERVGAILQGKHDNYDTDLLRALIMASAQLTGVDPDGPQKVHHRVIADHLRSTSFLIADGVLPSNEGRGYVLRRIMRRAMRHAHLLGAQDPIMHRLVPSLVREMGQAFPELSRGQAMIEETLRLEETRFRKTLDRGLRILDEELDALPEGAALHGEAAFKLYDTYGFPLDLTQDALREKGRTVDTEGFETAMKAQKAMARAAWSGSGEAASDGIWFDLADRFGSTEFLGYDAEQAEGQIMAILSEGAEVDSAGTGTSVILVLNQTPFYGESGGQVGDRGTVRTDAGLVKITDVKRFQGVFAHFGEVVEGTVTRGEGAELVVDAGRRSAIRANHSATHLLNEALRGALGAHVAQRGSLVSDERLRFDFSHNHPMSPAEIAAVEAEVNRYVRQNGSVETRLMTPDEARDLGAQALFGEKYGDEVRVVSMGARAPGDTGAAGKIYSLELCGGTHVARLGEIGLFKIVGESASAQGVRRVEALTGAAALDWIEAREAALSRTAAVLKAPAEEIADRVRALMEERRALQGEVSDLRKQLALAGGPREEAEAREIGGVRFIGRVLQGVTGKDLRGLIDEHKAQLGSGAVLLIADTGAKPAVAAGVTADLTDRVSAVDLVRAAAVVLGGKGGGGRPDMAQAGGEDVSRAEEAIAAAEAVLAG, from the coding sequence ATGGCCAGCCTGAACGACATTCGCAGCACCTTCCTTGAATACTTCGCCAAGGCCGGGCACGAGGTCGTGGCCAGCTCGCCGCTCGTGCCGCGCAACGACCCGACGCTGATGTTCACCAACGCGGGCATGGTGCAGTTCAAGAACGTGTTCACCGGAGTGGAGAAGCGCGACTACGCCCGCGCCACCACCAGCCAGAAATGCGTGCGCGCCGGCGGCAAGCACAACGATCTCGACAATGTGGGCTACACCGCCCGCCACCACACCTTCTTCGAGATGCTGGGCAACTTCTCCTTCGGCGACTACTTCAAGGAGCAGGCGATTCCGCTGGCCTGGGACCTTGTGACGAAGGAATTCGGCCTGCCGAAGGAAAAGCTTCTCGTCACCGTCTATCACGACGACGAGGAGGCGGTGTCGATCTGGAAGAAATACGCCGGGCTTTCCGATGACCGGATCATCCGCATCGCCACCTCCGACAATTTCTGGACCATGGGCGCCACCGGCCCCTGCGGCCCCTGTTCGGAGATCTTCTACGACCACGGCGACCATATCCCCGGCGGCCCTCCGGGCAGCCCGGATGAGGACGGTGACCGGTTCATCGAGATCTGGAACCTCGTGTTCATGCAGTTCGAGCAATTCGAGGACGGCACGCGTTCGGCCCTGCCGCGCCCCTCGATCGACACCGGCATGGGGCTGGAACGTGTCGGTGCCATCCTGCAGGGCAAGCACGACAATTACGATACCGACCTGCTGCGCGCACTGATCATGGCCTCGGCCCAGCTCACCGGGGTGGACCCGGACGGGCCGCAGAAGGTGCATCACCGGGTGATCGCCGACCACCTGCGCTCCACCTCCTTCCTGATCGCCGATGGGGTGCTGCCCTCGAACGAGGGCCGCGGCTACGTGCTGCGCCGCATCATGCGCCGCGCCATGCGCCATGCCCACCTGCTGGGCGCGCAGGACCCGATCATGCACCGCCTCGTGCCCTCGCTGGTGCGCGAGATGGGCCAGGCCTTCCCGGAGCTCTCGCGCGGGCAGGCGATGATCGAGGAGACGCTGCGGCTGGAGGAAACCCGGTTCCGCAAGACGCTGGACCGCGGCCTGCGCATCCTCGACGAGGAACTCGACGCCCTGCCGGAGGGCGCCGCGTTGCACGGCGAGGCGGCCTTCAAGCTCTATGACACCTATGGCTTCCCGCTCGATCTCACGCAGGACGCGCTGCGCGAGAAGGGCCGCACGGTGGACACCGAGGGGTTCGAGACCGCGATGAAGGCGCAGAAGGCGATGGCCCGCGCGGCCTGGTCCGGCTCCGGCGAAGCCGCGTCCGACGGGATCTGGTTCGATCTGGCGGACCGGTTCGGCTCCACCGAGTTCCTCGGCTATGATGCGGAGCAGGCGGAGGGCCAGATCATGGCCATCCTCTCCGAAGGGGCGGAGGTCGACAGTGCCGGCACGGGTACGTCCGTCATCCTGGTGCTGAACCAGACGCCCTTCTATGGCGAGAGCGGCGGCCAGGTGGGAGACCGTGGCACGGTGCGCACCGATGCGGGCCTGGTGAAGATCACCGATGTGAAGCGGTTCCAGGGCGTGTTCGCGCATTTCGGCGAGGTTGTCGAAGGCACGGTCACGCGTGGCGAGGGGGCGGAGCTGGTGGTGGACGCCGGGCGGCGCTCCGCGATCCGCGCCAACCATTCCGCCACCCACCTGCTGAACGAGGCGCTGCGCGGCGCCCTTGGCGCGCATGTGGCGCAGCGGGGCAGCCTCGTCTCCGATGAACGGCTGCGCTTCGATTTCTCGCACAATCACCCGATGAGCCCGGCGGAGATCGCCGCGGTGGAGGCCGAGGTGAACCGCTACGTGCGCCAGAACGGCAGCGTGGAGACCCGGCTGATGACGCCGGACGAGGCGCGCGACCTGGGCGCGCAGGCGCTGTTCGGTGAGAAATACGGCGACGAGGTGCGCGTGGTCTCCATGGGCGCGCGCGCGCCGGGGGACACCGGTGCTGCCGGCAAGATCTATTCGCTGGAGCTGTGCGGCGGCACCCATGTGGCGCGGCTGGGCGAGATCGGGCTGTTCAAGATCGTGGGGGAAAGCGCCTCCGCGCAGGGGGTGCGCCGGGTCGAGGCGCTCACCGGTGCCGCGGCGCTGGACTGGATCGAGGCGCGCGAGGCGGCCCTGTCGCGCACCGCCGCGGTGCTGAAGGCGCCGGCGGAGGAGATCGCGGACCGGGTGCGCGCGCTGATGGAGGAGCGTCGGGCCCTGCAGGGCGAGGTCTCCGACCTGCGCAAGCAGCTCGCGCTGGCCGGCGGCCCGCGCGAGGAAGCCGAGGCGCGCGAGATCGGCGGCGTCCGCTTCATCGGCCGGGTGCTGCAGGGGGTCACCGGCAAGGACCTGCGCGGCCTGATCGACGAGCACAAGGCGCAGCTCGGCTCCGGCGCGGTGCTGCTGATCGCCGACACCGGCGCGAAGCCGGCCGTTGCGGCGGGCGTGACCGCGGATCTCACCGACCGGGTGTCGGCGGTGGATCTGGTGCGGGCGGCGGCCGTGGTGCTCGGCGGCAAGGGCGGCGGCGGACGGCCCGACATGGCCCAGGCCGGTGGCGAGGACGTGTCCCGCGCCGAGGAGGCCATCGCGGCCGCCGAGGCCGTGCTCGCCGGCTGA
- a CDS encoding sulfotransferase family 2 domain-containing protein: MLISVRHRTAYLAMPKTGSTSVETVLRGQCEFRVGGQPKFKHMNFARYEKFFEQMLESYNISDVESVCLFREPIDWLMSWYRYRSRDELAGTGRGTQGMSFEEFIDGILVGGQVKMANVGSQAAFVRAADGSVGVDHVFRYENFEAFRAFLCARFGTELAFPRLNSSPRAPAELSAALRARLEDALSADLAIYHDIAR, translated from the coding sequence ATGCTGATTTCCGTCCGCCACCGGACCGCCTATCTCGCGATGCCGAAGACCGGGTCCACCTCTGTGGAAACGGTGCTGCGCGGGCAGTGCGAATTCCGGGTCGGCGGGCAGCCGAAGTTCAAGCACATGAACTTCGCGCGGTATGAGAAGTTCTTCGAGCAGATGCTTGAAAGCTATAACATTTCCGATGTCGAATCCGTGTGCCTGTTCCGCGAGCCGATCGACTGGCTGATGAGTTGGTACCGGTACCGCTCCCGCGATGAGCTGGCCGGAACCGGGCGCGGCACCCAGGGAATGAGCTTCGAGGAATTCATCGACGGCATCCTCGTCGGCGGCCAGGTGAAGATGGCCAATGTCGGCAGCCAGGCCGCCTTCGTGCGCGCCGCGGACGGGTCCGTCGGGGTGGATCACGTTTTCCGTTACGAGAATTTCGAGGCGTTCCGCGCCTTCCTCTGCGCGCGCTTCGGCACGGAGCTCGCCTTCCCGCGGCTCAATTCCTCGCCCCGCGCGCCGGCGGAGCTCTCCGCCGCACTGCGCGCCCGGCTGGAGGACGCGCTGAGCGCGGATCTCGCGATCTACCACGACATCGCCCGGTGA
- the speD gene encoding adenosylmethionine decarboxylase — protein sequence MENANLFRLGMDLETGATHEEAIHRGHLAVVGDTETNTAPVDRDVMDPSRDDHFIRRDGKVFAGTHLIIEVIEGSGLDEEARIQKAFRDCVTECGATLLHIHTHKFSPQGVSGVAVLAESHISVHTWPEIGYGAFDVFMCGDAQPWKSVEVLRAAFDAGEVRVRELLRGDGICAGA from the coding sequence ATGGAAAACGCAAACCTCTTCCGACTGGGGATGGACCTGGAGACAGGCGCCACCCACGAGGAAGCGATTCATCGCGGCCATCTGGCCGTTGTCGGTGACACCGAAACCAACACGGCTCCGGTTGACCGGGACGTGATGGACCCGTCTCGCGACGATCATTTCATCCGGCGCGACGGCAAGGTGTTTGCCGGCACACACCTCATCATCGAGGTGATCGAAGGCTCGGGCCTCGACGAGGAAGCCCGGATCCAGAAGGCGTTCCGCGACTGCGTGACGGAATGCGGCGCAACCCTGCTGCACATCCACACCCACAAGTTCTCGCCGCAGGGCGTGTCGGGCGTGGCGGTGCTGGCGGAGAGCCACATCTCGGTGCACACCTGGCCGGAAATCGGCTACGGCGCCTTCGACGTGTTCATGTGCGGCGACGCGCAGCCGTGGAAATCGGTCGAGGTGCTGCGCGCGGCCTTCGACGCCGGCGAAGTCCGGGTGCGCGAGCTGCTGCGCGGCGACGGTATCTGCGCAGGCGCCTGA
- a CDS encoding aldo/keto reductase: MIRRALGTTGFEIAPLVFGGNVLGWTADEARSFEVLDAFVDHGFNAIDTADVYSAWAPGNSGGESETILGRWLKARPGMRERIVLFTKVGSAMGAPERKGLSRRWILQAVEDSLRRLGVESIDLYFSHWPDDTPPEETLGAYDTLLRAGKIRAIGASNFDAGQLAASLAAADAGLPAYQVLQPELNLYNRGGFEGALQELCVARQIGVVTYFSLASGFLSGKYRSKADLSVSARGSSVEKYLDEKGLRVLAALDTVAERQGAQPADVSLAWLMAHPGVTAPIASATTPAQVESFARAADLSLTADDMALLNSAGL, from the coding sequence ATGATCAGACGCGCGCTCGGCACGACGGGATTTGAGATTGCCCCGCTGGTCTTCGGCGGCAACGTCCTGGGCTGGACCGCCGACGAGGCCCGGAGCTTCGAGGTGCTCGACGCTTTCGTCGACCACGGGTTCAACGCCATCGACACCGCCGATGTCTATTCCGCCTGGGCTCCGGGCAATTCGGGTGGCGAATCCGAGACCATCCTCGGCAGGTGGCTGAAGGCGCGGCCCGGCATGCGCGAGCGGATCGTGCTGTTCACCAAGGTGGGCTCCGCGATGGGCGCACCGGAGCGCAAGGGCCTGTCGCGGCGCTGGATCCTGCAGGCTGTGGAGGATTCGCTGCGCCGGCTCGGGGTGGAGAGCATCGATCTCTATTTCTCCCACTGGCCGGACGATACGCCGCCCGAGGAGACGCTGGGCGCCTATGACACGCTGCTGAGGGCCGGAAAGATCCGCGCCATCGGGGCGTCGAATTTCGATGCCGGGCAGCTTGCCGCGTCGCTGGCCGCCGCCGATGCTGGCCTGCCGGCCTATCAGGTGCTGCAGCCGGAGCTGAACCTCTACAACCGCGGAGGGTTCGAGGGCGCGCTGCAGGAGCTCTGCGTGGCCCGGCAGATCGGAGTGGTGACCTATTTCAGCCTCGCCTCCGGTTTCCTGTCCGGCAAGTACCGCTCGAAGGCGGACCTCTCCGTGAGTGCGCGGGGCAGTTCGGTGGAGAAATACCTCGACGAGAAGGGCCTGCGCGTGCTCGCCGCGCTCGACACCGTGGCGGAGCGGCAGGGCGCACAGCCGGCCGATGTCTCCCTCGCCTGGCTGATGGCGCATCCCGGGGTGACGGCGCCCATCGCCAGTGCGACGACGCCCGCACAGGTGGAGAGCTTCGCGCGCGCCGCGGACCTGTCACTCACAGCGGATGACATGGCCCTGCTGAATTCCGCGGGTCTCTGA
- the recA gene encoding recombinase RecA — protein sequence MDKQKALESAMAQIERNFGKGSIMKLGQRNAVMDVKAISTGSIGLDIALGIGGLPKGRIIEIYGPESSGKTTLALHVIAEEQKNGGVCAFVDAEHALDPSYARKLGVNLDELLISQPDAGEQALEITDTLIRSGAVSVIVVDSVAALTPKSELEGEMGDHQVGAQARLMSQAMRKLTGSISRSNCMVIFINQIRMKIGVMFGSPETTSGGNALKFYASVRLDIRRIGSIKDREETVGNATRVKVVKNKVAPPFKQVEFDIMYGEGISKLGEIIDLGVKAGVVNKSGSWYSYGDQRIGQGRENAKTFLRENATVSLEIEDKIRAAHGLDFAMSGDDDSSGGDTDVLEA from the coding sequence ATGGACAAGCAGAAGGCGCTGGAATCGGCGATGGCGCAGATCGAGCGCAACTTCGGCAAGGGCTCGATCATGAAGCTCGGCCAGCGCAACGCGGTGATGGACGTGAAGGCGATCTCCACCGGATCGATCGGCCTCGACATCGCGCTCGGCATCGGCGGCCTGCCCAAGGGCCGCATCATCGAGATCTACGGCCCGGAAAGCTCCGGCAAGACCACCCTCGCGCTGCACGTGATCGCGGAGGAGCAGAAGAACGGCGGCGTCTGCGCCTTCGTCGACGCGGAGCATGCCCTCGACCCGTCCTACGCCCGCAAGCTGGGCGTGAACCTCGACGAACTGCTGATCTCCCAGCCCGATGCCGGCGAGCAGGCGCTGGAGATCACCGACACGCTGATCCGCTCCGGCGCGGTGTCGGTGATCGTGGTGGACTCGGTCGCGGCGCTCACGCCGAAGTCCGAGCTCGAGGGCGAAATGGGTGATCACCAGGTCGGCGCCCAGGCCCGGCTGATGAGCCAGGCCATGCGCAAGCTCACCGGGTCGATCTCGCGCTCGAACTGCATGGTGATCTTCATCAACCAGATCCGCATGAAGATCGGCGTGATGTTCGGCAGCCCGGAAACCACCTCGGGCGGCAACGCGCTGAAGTTCTACGCCTCCGTCCGGCTGGACATCCGCCGCATCGGCTCCATCAAGGACCGGGAGGAGACGGTGGGCAACGCCACCCGGGTCAAGGTGGTGAAGAACAAGGTCGCGCCGCCGTTCAAGCAGGTGGAATTCGACATCATGTACGGCGAGGGCATCTCCAAGCTGGGCGAGATCATCGACCTTGGCGTGAAGGCCGGCGTGGTGAACAAGTCCGGCTCCTGGTACTCCTACGGCGACCAGCGCATCGGGCAGGGGCGTGAGAACGCCAAGACCTTCCTGCGCGAGAACGCCACCGTCTCGCTGGAGATCGAGGACAAGATCCGCGCCGCGCATGGGCTCGACTTCGCCATGTCCGGCGATGACGACAGCAGCGGTGGCGATACCGACGTGCTCGAGGCCTGA
- the speE gene encoding polyamine aminopropyltransferase, producing the protein MTDMPPFAWSVEALHADHRQALRIETMIYDSETAHQRLQVFENPRFGRIMTLDGVVQVTEGDEFIYHEMMAHVPIFAHGAARRVLIIGGGDGGMAREALRHTEVEKVTMVEIDAGVVEFSKKYLANISAGAFEDPRLELVIADGAAFVAETTDVFDVIIVDSTDPIGPGEVLFTDTFYGRAKRCLSEGGILVTQNGVPFMQGEELTHTMRAFRTLFRDATCYLATIPTYAGGPMAMGWGSDGTSRAASIEELDERFRAAGFETRYYSPEVHHAAFALPGYVRKLLS; encoded by the coding sequence ATGACCGACATGCCGCCCTTCGCCTGGTCCGTCGAGGCGCTGCACGCCGACCACCGTCAGGCGCTGCGCATCGAGACCATGATCTATGACAGCGAGACCGCCCACCAGCGGCTGCAGGTGTTCGAGAACCCGCGCTTCGGGCGCATCATGACGCTGGACGGCGTGGTGCAGGTGACCGAGGGCGACGAGTTCATCTACCACGAGATGATGGCCCATGTGCCGATCTTCGCCCATGGCGCGGCGCGCCGGGTGCTGATCATCGGCGGCGGTGACGGCGGCATGGCCCGCGAGGCGCTGCGCCATACCGAGGTCGAGAAGGTCACCATGGTCGAGATCGACGCCGGGGTGGTGGAGTTCTCGAAGAAATACCTCGCCAACATCTCCGCCGGTGCCTTCGAGGACCCGCGCCTGGAGCTGGTGATCGCCGACGGCGCCGCCTTCGTGGCCGAGACCACCGATGTCTTCGACGTGATCATCGTCGACAGCACGGACCCGATCGGCCCGGGCGAGGTGCTGTTCACCGACACGTTCTACGGCCGGGCGAAGCGTTGCCTGTCCGAGGGGGGCATCCTCGTCACCCAGAACGGCGTGCCCTTCATGCAGGGCGAGGAACTCACCCACACTATGCGCGCCTTCCGGACCCTGTTCCGCGACGCGACCTGCTATCTCGCGACCATTCCCACCTATGCCGGCGGGCCGATGGCGATGGGCTGGGGCTCGGACGGCACCTCGCGCGCCGCTTCGATCGAGGAACTGGACGAGCGTTTCCGCGCCGCGGGTTTCGAGACGCGCTACTACTCCCCCGAAGTCCACCACGCCGCCTTCGCCCTGCCGGGATACGTGCGCAAGCTCCTCTCCTGA
- a CDS encoding DUF1330 domain-containing protein yields MPAGYWIAHVAVTDEEAYGRYAKLAGPAIALHGGAFLARGGRYVSLEGQARARNVLARFPSVEAAEACYRSPEYQEALSHARGASERDLIIIEGV; encoded by the coding sequence ATGCCTGCAGGATACTGGATCGCCCATGTCGCGGTCACCGACGAGGAGGCCTACGGCCGCTACGCGAAACTGGCCGGCCCGGCCATCGCGCTGCACGGCGGCGCATTTCTCGCGCGTGGCGGGCGGTATGTCTCGCTGGAGGGCCAGGCGCGCGCGCGCAACGTGCTGGCGCGCTTTCCCTCGGTGGAGGCCGCGGAGGCCTGCTACCGCTCGCCCGAGTACCAGGAGGCGTTGTCGCATGCGCGCGGCGCCTCCGAGCGCGACCTGATCATCATCGAGGGCGTCTGA